A window from Manis javanica isolate MJ-LG chromosome 10, MJ_LKY, whole genome shotgun sequence encodes these proteins:
- the ASCL4 gene encoding achaete-scute homolog 4: MEKRKPAALLTLPYHLRTASLDGPGTLTRLPLRDPFRVSLRLDAACWEREPRGCAPSRPCLPLPLDGAFEPAFLRKRNERERQRVRCVNEGYARLRDHLPRELADGRLSKVETLRAAIRYIKNLQELLERHAQGQEGPADAGSPRRAECNSDGESKASSAPSPCSEPEGATS, translated from the coding sequence ATGGAGAAACGTAAACCGGCCGCACTGCTGACCTTGCCGTACCACCTCCGCACCGCGTCCTTGGACGGGCCGGGGACCCTGACCCGCCTCCCGTTGCGGGACCCCTTCAGGGTCTCGCTGCGTCTGGACGCCGCGTGCTGGGAGCGGGAGCCCCGGGGCTGCGCCCCCAGTCGGCCCTGCCTACCCCTGCCGCTGGACGGCGCCTTCGAGCCCGCCTTCCTCCGCAAGCGCAACGAGCGCGAGCGGCAGCGGGTGCGCTGCGTGAACGAGGGGTATGCGCGCCTCCGAGACCACCTGCCCCGGGAGCTGGCGGACGGGCGCCTCAGCAAGGTGGAGACGCTCCGCGCCGCCATCCGCTACATCAAGAACCTCCAAGAGCTGCTGGAGCGGCACGCCCAGGGGCAGGAGGGCCCGGCCGACGCCGGCTCCCCGCGCAGGGCCGAATGCAACAGCGACGGCGAGTCCAAGGCCTCGTCGGCGCCTTCTCCCTGCAGCGAGCCGGAGGGCGCGACCAGCTAG